A genomic region of Chitinimonas arctica contains the following coding sequences:
- a CDS encoding FHA domain-containing protein — protein sequence MSKLILSLDGMVLREYKLEKNTVTIGRKAHNDIQIDNLAVSGEHARLNMIGNDVFLEDLESTNGTQVNGQPVQRQLLQDGDLVELGKYKLKFMQETGAAKAAAGGGQEDFEKTMVIRPGAVKPAAPAAPAAASAPPPPKPATATPVYRSGDTVMELPQSAPKPAPSTDDRPAAIKVLTGGNAGKSLELVKNLTSLGKPGVQVAILTRRPTGFFITHVEGPSRPLVNGNQIGVQAELLKDHDVIELAGVKMEFYYK from the coding sequence ATGTCCAAATTGATACTGAGCCTCGACGGCATGGTGCTGCGCGAGTACAAGCTGGAAAAGAATACCGTCACCATCGGGCGCAAGGCGCATAACGATATCCAGATAGACAATCTGGCGGTATCCGGCGAACACGCACGCCTGAACATGATAGGCAACGACGTCTTCCTGGAAGACCTGGAAAGCACCAATGGCACCCAGGTGAACGGTCAGCCGGTGCAACGCCAGTTGCTGCAGGATGGCGATCTGGTGGAATTGGGCAAATACAAGCTCAAGTTCATGCAAGAGACCGGCGCCGCCAAGGCTGCCGCGGGCGGCGGCCAGGAAGACTTCGAAAAGACCATGGTGATACGGCCCGGTGCGGTCAAGCCGGCCGCGCCCGCCGCGCCGGCTGCGGCAAGCGCGCCGCCTCCGCCCAAGCCGGCCACGGCGACGCCGGTCTATCGCTCCGGCGACACCGTGATGGAACTGCCGCAATCGGCCCCCAAGCCGGCGCCCAGCACCGATGACCGCCCCGCCGCGATCAAGGTATTGACCGGCGGCAATGCCGGCAAATCGCTGGAGCTGGTCAAGAATCTGACCTCGCTGGGCAAGCCGGGCGTGCAGGTTGCCATTCTCACCCGCCGGCCCACCGGTTTCTTTATTACCCATGTGGAAGGCCCCAGCCGTCCGCTGGTCAACGGCAACCAGATCGGCGTGCAGGCCGAGCTGCTGAAGGACCATGATGTGATCGAACTGGCCGGCGTGAAGATGGAGTTCTATTACAAATAG
- a CDS encoding Stp1/IreP family PP2C-type Ser/Thr phosphatase, with protein sequence MKTLAHALEIHGLSDAGMVRGHNEDAIAYDPDAGLAILADGMGGYNAGEVASGIATTLLAQGIKAAIEVVPPHATESMSGKPAAHRILRLEVEKANLAIFQTAQSQPQCAGMGTTLVSALFYDNRLTTAHVGDSRLYRMREGNFLALTRDHSLLQEQLDSGLITAEEARRSQNKNLVTRAVGIDPQLDPELNDFDVKVGDIYLLCSDGLNDMVDDPDIALVLTTLAGNLPLAAEQLVQMANDNGGRDNVSVILVRINRSFAAERGLWARLFGWLAG encoded by the coding sequence ATGAAGACGTTAGCTCACGCACTTGAAATCCATGGCCTGTCCGATGCCGGCATGGTGCGCGGTCATAATGAGGACGCGATTGCCTATGATCCGGATGCCGGCTTGGCCATCCTGGCCGACGGCATGGGCGGCTATAACGCAGGCGAGGTAGCGAGCGGGATTGCCACTACCTTGCTGGCCCAGGGCATCAAGGCCGCCATCGAGGTGGTGCCGCCGCATGCGACCGAGTCGATGAGCGGAAAGCCGGCGGCCCACCGGATCTTGCGCCTGGAAGTGGAGAAAGCCAATCTGGCCATATTCCAGACCGCGCAGAGTCAGCCGCAATGCGCCGGCATGGGGACCACCCTGGTCAGCGCCCTGTTCTACGACAATCGCCTGACCACCGCCCATGTCGGCGATTCGCGCTTATATCGGATGCGCGAGGGCAATTTCCTGGCGTTGACCCGCGATCACTCGCTGCTGCAGGAGCAGCTCGACAGCGGCCTGATCACCGCGGAAGAAGCGCGCCGTTCGCAAAACAAGAATCTGGTCACCCGTGCCGTCGGTATCGATCCGCAGCTCGACCCCGAGCTGAACGATTTCGATGTCAAGGTGGGCGATATCTACCTACTCTGTTCGGATGGACTGAACGATATGGTGGACGACCCCGACATCGCACTGGTATTGACCACCCTGGCGGGCAATCTGCCCCTGGCGGCCGAACAATTGGTGCAAATGGCAAACGACAATGGTGGACGGGACAATGTATCCGTCATACTGGTCCGCATCAATCGGAGTTTCGCTGCAGAACGTGGACTATGGGCCCGCCTGTTTGGCTGGTTGGCTGGCTGA
- a CDS encoding CHASE2 domain-containing protein has translation MKTLRKYWLQLLLSLGVLVFFFGYAAEIWRPRVIQQIDLWLYDARVVSTMPEGEDPRVVVVDLDEKSLAEIGRWPWPRNVVARLVDKLTGQYRVAAVGFDIVFAERDDSSGLPVLRKLAAGELKDDAGFQAKLAAMEAGLDYDRVFAASLKDKPVVLGYYFSFEPKTPRAGELPKPVLPAGVFKGRSVAPLVAEGYGGNLPVLIGQASSAGHFNPITDTDGVTRRVALLVEHEGKYYESLSLAMVRTYLSFPKLEPIYGESPLKSYQPLEWLKVGPLRVPVDESLRALVPFRGKQRSFKYVSASDVLNDRIKMSDLAGRMVLIGTTAPGLKDLRVAPVDPVYPGVEIHANLIAGMMDNALPAQPDYLRAGEIVMLLLTSGILIFALLRFNPLPGTLVTVVLALLVTAGDFALWKYSGLALPLASTLLSIGLLYAISMAYGYFFETRNKKQMASLFGQYVPPELVAKMSEQPEKYSMDGQSRELTVLFSDVRSFTTISESMEPKELTRFMNEFLTTLSEVIRTQYLGTIDKYMGDCVMAFWGAPIHDPDHARNAVLAGLAMQRAMHDLGPRMRERGWPEIHIGVGVNTGRMTVGDMGSQIRKAYTVMGDAVNLASRLESITKQYGVGMIVGEQTREAVKDTIAFRELDRVRVKGKDEPVTIYEPLGEIRALDKAQKSEVELFHGILKLYRAQNWDMAELQLINLKNQRTDFKLYQVYLDRIAAFRKTAPPEDWDGVYEFDTK, from the coding sequence ATGAAAACGCTACGCAAATACTGGTTGCAGTTGCTGTTGAGCCTGGGCGTCCTGGTGTTCTTTTTCGGCTACGCGGCCGAGATCTGGCGACCCAGGGTGATTCAGCAGATCGACCTTTGGCTCTACGATGCCAGGGTTGTTTCGACCATGCCCGAAGGCGAGGATCCCCGGGTGGTGGTGGTCGACCTGGATGAAAAGAGCCTGGCCGAAATCGGGCGCTGGCCTTGGCCGCGCAACGTGGTGGCCCGGCTGGTGGACAAACTGACAGGCCAGTATCGGGTGGCGGCGGTGGGATTCGACATCGTGTTCGCCGAGCGGGACGATAGCTCCGGCCTGCCGGTCTTGCGGAAGTTGGCTGCCGGCGAGCTGAAGGACGATGCCGGCTTCCAGGCCAAGCTGGCCGCGATGGAGGCCGGGCTGGACTACGACCGCGTGTTTGCCGCCAGCCTCAAGGACAAACCGGTGGTACTCGGTTATTACTTCAGCTTCGAACCCAAGACCCCGCGTGCCGGCGAATTGCCCAAGCCGGTCTTGCCGGCCGGCGTCTTCAAGGGACGCAGCGTGGCGCCGCTGGTGGCCGAAGGCTATGGCGGCAATCTGCCCGTGCTGATCGGCCAGGCCAGTTCGGCCGGCCATTTCAATCCCATCACCGACACCGACGGGGTGACCCGGCGGGTCGCGCTGCTGGTGGAGCATGAGGGCAAGTACTACGAATCGCTGTCGCTGGCCATGGTGCGCACCTATCTGAGCTTCCCCAAGCTGGAACCGATCTATGGCGAATCGCCGCTGAAATCCTACCAGCCGCTGGAATGGCTGAAGGTCGGGCCCTTGCGCGTGCCGGTGGATGAAAGCCTGCGCGCCCTGGTGCCGTTTCGCGGCAAGCAGCGCAGCTTCAAGTATGTCTCCGCCAGCGATGTATTGAACGACCGGATCAAGATGAGCGACCTGGCCGGCCGCATGGTACTGATCGGTACCACGGCGCCGGGACTGAAGGATTTGCGGGTCGCGCCGGTGGACCCGGTTTATCCCGGTGTGGAAATCCACGCCAATCTGATCGCCGGCATGATGGACAATGCCCTGCCAGCCCAGCCCGACTACCTACGGGCGGGTGAGATCGTGATGCTGCTGCTTACCAGCGGGATATTGATCTTCGCCCTGCTGCGCTTCAATCCGCTGCCCGGCACGCTGGTCACCGTGGTGCTCGCGCTATTGGTGACCGCCGGCGACTTCGCCTTGTGGAAATACAGCGGGCTGGCGCTGCCGCTGGCCTCGACCTTGCTCAGCATCGGGTTGCTCTATGCCATCTCCATGGCCTATGGCTATTTCTTCGAAACACGTAATAAGAAGCAGATGGCCAGCCTGTTCGGCCAGTATGTGCCGCCCGAACTGGTCGCCAAGATGAGCGAGCAGCCGGAAAAGTATTCCATGGACGGCCAAAGCCGCGAATTGACCGTGCTGTTCTCCGATGTGCGCAGCTTTACCACCATCTCGGAAAGCATGGAGCCGAAGGAACTCACCCGTTTTATGAACGAGTTCCTCACGACCCTGTCGGAAGTGATCCGCACCCAGTACCTCGGCACCATCGACAAGTACATGGGCGATTGCGTGATGGCGTTCTGGGGCGCGCCCATCCACGATCCCGACCACGCCCGCAACGCGGTATTGGCGGGCCTGGCCATGCAGCGCGCCATGCACGACCTGGGGCCCAGGATGCGGGAGCGGGGCTGGCCGGAAATCCATATCGGGGTGGGGGTGAATACCGGCCGGATGACCGTGGGCGATATGGGCTCGCAGATCCGCAAGGCCTATACGGTGATGGGCGATGCGGTCAACCTGGCGTCACGGCTGGAGAGCATCACCAAGCAGTATGGGGTGGGCATGATCGTGGGCGAGCAGACCCGCGAAGCGGTCAAGGACACCATCGCCTTCCGCGAACTGGACCGCGTGCGCGTGAAGGGCAAGGACGAACCGGTCACCATCTATGAGCCGCTGGGCGAGATCCGGGCGCTGGACAAGGCGCAGAAAAGCGAAGTCGAACTATTTCACGGCATCCTCAAACTCTATCGTGCCCAGAATTGGGATATGGCCGAATTGCAGCTGATCAATCTGAAGAACCAACGCACCGATTTCAAGCTATATCAGGTTTATCTGGACCGTATCGCCGCCTTTCGCAAGACCGCGCCGCCCGAGGACTGGGATGGCGTGTATGAATTCGACACCAAATAG